The following proteins come from a genomic window of Triticum aestivum cultivar Chinese Spring chromosome 6A, IWGSC CS RefSeq v2.1, whole genome shotgun sequence:
- the LOC123129870 gene encoding protein SAWADEE HOMEODOMAIN HOMOLOG 2-like, translating to MEKGWDINRQGSRGRAVRFESVHCPRSLGLGSSNYPRARRLPSLTSEAGNTTCSTSNICFSLPPLSISISIFDKSAQSSHCSGDDNVPIQYNQVRNWFQNHSSRMMMMPPVAEEHHLVAISYSGNIPSDGGQVQFEAKSARNVVWYDVAAFPSHRFKKTKDPEVLVRFTWLGPEDDEWVDVQKCVRLRSLQCVAVLPGDLILCFKEGKEQAQYFDAHVLQVQRRRHDVRGCRCRFLVCYDHDHSEEFVPLSKVCRRPETDHFHQKAQKQHKMMVVNTEKVTRGGAPIPPDQGGPSDKPVSPLLDAPTSTRSKSVAHVEMGDAEAARNDEAANEAHGDKMNHEGDFSFRVAWYHLSDDGFPIKHNVDRLPPPLIADLNGDGR from the exons ATGGAGAAGGGATGGGACATCAATCGGCAAGGTTCACGAGGAAGGGCGGTTCGATTTGAGTCGGTGCATTGCCCACGGTCGTTGGGGCTGGGCAGCTCCAACTACCCGCGGGCTAG AAGATTGCCTTCTCTTACATCAGAGGCTGGTAACACAACCTGCTCAACTAGTAACATATGCTTCTCCCTCCCACCCCTCTCCATCTCCATATCCATCTTCGACAAATCTGCTCAGTCATCTCACTGCTCCGGCGACGACAACGTCCCCATCCAGTACAATCAG GTGAGGAATTGGTTCCAGAACCATAGTTCCAGGATGATGATGATGCCTCCGGTGGCCGAGGAACACCACCTAGTGGCCATATCCTAC TCCGGGAATATTCCTTCAGATGGTGGCCAGGTCCAGTTTGAAGCAAAATCGGCTAGAAATGTCGTATG GTACGATGTTGCTGCCTTTCCGTCCCACAGGTTCAAGAAAACAAAGGACCCA GAAGTACTAGTTCGATTTACTTGGCTTGGACCCGAGGATGATGAATGGGTTGATGTTCAGAAATGTGTGAGACTGCGTTCTCTTCAATGTGTTGCAGTGCTGCCTGGGGATCTCATTCTTTGTTTTAAG GAAGGCAAAGAGCAGGCCCAATATTTTGATGCGCATGTTCTTCAAGTTCAAAGGCGCAGGCATGACGTAAGGGGGTGCCGCTGTAGGTTTCTTGTTTGTTATGATCATGATCACTCTGAG GAGTTTGTTCCACTGAGCAAGGTATGCCGTCGACCAGAAACTGATCACTTTCACCAGAAAGCCCAAAAGCAACACAAGATGATGGTTGTCAACACTGAAAAGGTGACCAGGGGTGGGGCTCCCATTCCACCAGATCAAGGAGGGCCATCTGACAAGCCTGTTTCTCCCTTACTAGACGCACCTACTAGCACCCGCAGCAAATCAGTGGCACATGTTGAGATGGGGGATGCAGAGGCTGCCCGAAACGACGAAGCTGCAAATGAAGCACATGGCGACAAGATGAAT CACGAGGGTGACTTCTCGTTTCGGGTGGCGTGGTACCACCTGTCGGACGACGGGTTCCCGATCAAGCACAACGTGGACCGCCTCCCACCGCCGCTCATCGCCGACCTCAACGGCGATGgccgctga